From the Paraburkholderia sp. PREW-6R genome, one window contains:
- a CDS encoding bifunctional UDP-4-keto-pentose/UDP-xylose synthase: MKTQGFAKKVLILGVNGFIGHHLSKRILETTDWEVFGMDMQTERLGDLVNHERMHFFEGDITINKEWVEYHVKKCDVILPLVAIATPATYVKQPLRVFELDFEANLPIVRSAVKYGKHLVFPSTSEVYGMCTDEQFDPEESQLSYGPINKPRWIYACSKQLMDRVIWGYGMEGLNFTLFRPFNWIGPGLDSIYTPKEGSSRVVTQFLGHIVRGENISLVDGGAQKRAFTDIDDGIAALMKIIENKDGVASGKIYNIGNPTNNFSVRELAHKMLTLAAEFPEYADTAKQVQLIETSSGAYYGSGYQDVQNRVPKIENTMQELGWAPKSTFDEALRKIFEAYRGDVEQARSLVEQQ, encoded by the coding sequence ATGAAAACCCAAGGTTTCGCTAAAAAAGTCCTGATTCTGGGTGTGAACGGCTTCATCGGCCATCACCTGTCCAAACGCATTCTCGAAACAACCGACTGGGAAGTCTTCGGGATGGACATGCAAACCGAACGTCTCGGCGACCTCGTGAATCATGAGCGGATGCACTTCTTCGAAGGCGACATCACGATCAACAAGGAGTGGGTCGAATATCACGTGAAGAAGTGCGACGTGATCCTGCCGCTCGTCGCGATCGCCACGCCCGCCACTTATGTGAAGCAGCCGCTGCGCGTGTTCGAACTGGACTTCGAGGCGAATCTGCCGATCGTGCGTTCGGCCGTGAAGTACGGCAAGCATCTCGTGTTTCCGTCCACCTCCGAGGTGTACGGCATGTGCACGGACGAGCAGTTCGATCCGGAAGAATCGCAGCTGTCGTATGGTCCCATCAACAAGCCGCGCTGGATCTACGCGTGCTCCAAGCAGTTGATGGATCGCGTGATCTGGGGTTACGGCATGGAGGGTCTGAACTTCACGCTGTTCCGTCCGTTCAACTGGATCGGCCCGGGCCTCGACTCGATCTATACGCCGAAGGAAGGCAGCTCGCGCGTGGTCACGCAGTTCCTCGGCCACATCGTGCGCGGCGAGAACATCAGCCTTGTCGACGGCGGCGCACAGAAACGCGCGTTCACGGATATCGATGATGGCATCGCCGCGCTGATGAAGATCATCGAGAATAAAGACGGCGTCGCGTCGGGGAAGATCTACAACATCGGCAATCCGACCAACAACTTCTCGGTGCGTGAACTGGCGCACAAGATGCTGACGCTCGCGGCCGAATTTCCCGAGTATGCGGACACCGCGAAGCAGGTGCAACTGATCGAGACATCGTCGGGTGCGTACTACGGCTCGGGCTATCAGGACGTGCAGAATCGCGTGCCGAAGATCGAGAACACGATGCAAGAGCTTGGCTGGGCGCCGAAATCAACCTTCGACGAAGCGTTGCGCAAGATTTTCGAAGCGTATCGAGGCGACGTCGAGCAGGCTCGCTCGCTCGTCGAACAGCAATAA
- a CDS encoding pyridoxal phosphate-dependent aminotransferase, protein MPAVKPILKSNKLLNVCYDIRGPVLEHAKRLEEEGHRIIKLNIGNLAPFGFEAPDEIIQDMILNLPGSSGYSDSKGVFAARKAIMHYTQQKGVHGVELDDIYIGNGASELIVMALQGLLNDGDEVLLPAPDYPLWTAGVSLAGGTPVHYICDESNSWMPDLDDIRARITPNTRALVVINPNNPTGALYSDELLLGLVEIARQHGLVIFADEVYDKIVYDGKKHTSMAALSEDVLTVTFNSLSKSYRSCGYRAGWMFISGLTGENRRHGKDYFEGLGILASMRLCPNVPGQYAIQTALGGYQSINDLIVPGGRLYRQRELAYDMLTAIPGVSCVKPEAALYMFPRLDPKVYPIQDDQQFILDLLLEERVLLVQGTGFNWKTPDHFRVVFLPNVDDLADSINRIARFLDGYRKRHTA, encoded by the coding sequence GTGCCCGCCGTGAAACCGATTCTCAAATCCAACAAGTTGTTGAATGTCTGTTACGACATTCGCGGGCCCGTTCTCGAACATGCGAAGCGGCTCGAAGAAGAGGGCCACCGGATCATCAAGCTGAATATCGGCAACCTTGCGCCATTTGGCTTCGAGGCGCCGGACGAAATCATTCAGGACATGATTCTGAATCTGCCGGGCTCGTCGGGTTACTCGGATTCGAAAGGCGTGTTCGCCGCACGCAAGGCGATCATGCATTACACGCAGCAAAAGGGCGTGCACGGCGTGGAGCTGGACGACATCTACATCGGCAATGGCGCGTCCGAGCTGATCGTGATGGCGCTGCAGGGCCTTCTGAACGACGGCGACGAAGTGCTGCTCCCCGCGCCCGACTACCCGCTATGGACTGCCGGCGTGAGCCTCGCGGGCGGCACGCCGGTGCACTACATCTGCGACGAATCGAATAGCTGGATGCCCGACCTCGACGATATTCGCGCGAGAATCACGCCGAATACCCGCGCGCTCGTCGTGATCAACCCGAATAATCCGACCGGCGCGCTGTATTCGGACGAGCTGCTGCTCGGTCTGGTCGAGATTGCGCGCCAGCACGGCCTCGTGATTTTCGCCGACGAGGTGTACGACAAGATCGTCTACGACGGCAAGAAGCACACGTCGATGGCCGCGCTGTCCGAAGACGTGCTGACCGTGACGTTCAACAGTCTGTCGAAGAGCTACCGTTCGTGCGGCTATCGCGCGGGCTGGATGTTCATCTCGGGGCTGACCGGCGAAAACCGCCGCCACGGCAAGGACTATTTCGAAGGCCTCGGCATTCTGGCGTCCATGCGTCTGTGTCCGAACGTGCCGGGTCAGTATGCAATCCAGACCGCGCTCGGCGGCTATCAGAGCATCAACGACCTGATCGTGCCGGGCGGCCGCCTGTACAGGCAGCGCGAACTCGCGTACGACATGCTCACCGCGATTCCCGGCGTGAGTTGCGTGAAGCCGGAAGCGGCGCTGTACATGTTCCCGCGCCTCGACCCGAAGGTGTATCCGATTCAGGACGACCAGCAGTTCATTCTTGACCTGCTGCTGGAAGAGCGTGTGCTGCTCGTGCAGGGCACGGGTTTCAATTGGAAAACGCCGGATCACTTCCGCGTCGTGTTCCTGCCCAATGTCGACGACCTCGCGGATTCGATCAACCGGATCGCGCGCTTCCTCGACGGCTACCGCAAACGTCACACAGCCTAG
- a CDS encoding glycosyltransferase: MIYSEHRAVAPEVSVIIPVYNEEAGLAALFARLYPALDALGTSYEVIFINDGSRDKSPALLAEQFRARPDTSRVILLNGNYGQHMAILAGFEQSRGEIVITLDADLQNPPEEIGKLVTKMREGYDYVGTIRLQRQDSLWRRKASRAMNRLRERITRIKMTDQGCMLRAYSRHIIDTINRCGEINTFIPALAYTFAQNPVEIEVAHEERFAGESKYSLYSLIRLNFDLVTGFSVVPLQWLSFIGVILSLGSAALFVLLLIRRFIIGAEVQGVFTLFAVMFFLLGVIIFALGLLGEYIGRIYQQVRARPRYLVQTILEQRDGATVTETPRQTVVQAVHAAPLIDQGPTP, from the coding sequence ATGATTTATTCGGAACATCGCGCTGTCGCACCGGAAGTGTCGGTCATCATTCCGGTGTACAACGAGGAAGCCGGACTGGCCGCGCTGTTCGCGCGCCTGTATCCGGCGCTCGACGCGCTCGGCACGTCGTATGAGGTGATTTTCATCAACGACGGCAGCCGCGACAAATCCCCCGCGCTGCTTGCCGAGCAGTTCCGCGCGCGTCCGGACACCTCGCGCGTGATCCTGCTGAACGGCAATTACGGGCAGCACATGGCGATTCTCGCGGGCTTCGAGCAGTCGCGCGGCGAGATCGTGATCACGCTCGACGCCGATCTGCAAAACCCGCCCGAAGAAATCGGCAAGCTCGTCACCAAGATGCGCGAGGGCTACGACTACGTCGGCACGATCCGCCTGCAGCGGCAGGACAGCCTGTGGCGCCGCAAAGCATCGCGCGCGATGAACCGTCTGCGCGAGCGCATCACGCGCATCAAGATGACCGACCAGGGCTGCATGCTGCGCGCGTACAGCCGCCATATCATCGACACGATCAACCGCTGCGGCGAAATCAACACGTTCATTCCGGCGCTGGCGTACACGTTCGCGCAGAACCCGGTTGAAATCGAAGTCGCGCACGAAGAGCGTTTTGCCGGCGAATCGAAGTACTCGCTGTATTCGCTGATCCGTCTGAATTTCGATCTGGTCACCGGCTTCTCGGTCGTGCCGCTGCAGTGGCTGTCGTTCATCGGCGTGATCCTGTCGCTCGGGTCCGCGGCGTTGTTCGTGCTGCTGTTGATTCGCCGCTTTATCATCGGCGCGGAAGTGCAAGGCGTGTTCACGCTCTTCGCCGTGATGTTCTTCCTGCTCGGCGTGATCATCTTCGCGCTCGGCCTGCTCGGCGAGTACATTGGCCGGATTTATCAGCAGGTGCGCGCGCGTCCGCGTTACCTCGTGCAGACCATCCTCGAACAGCGCGACGGCGCGACCGTGACTGAAACACCACGTCAAACCGTTGTGCAGGCCGTGCACGCCGCGCCGCTGATCGATCAGGGCCCGACGCCATGA
- a CDS encoding homoserine dehydrogenase, whose translation MEPIKVGLLGFGTVGSGTFTVLRRNQEEIKRRAGRGIEIARIAVRNPARATAALGSEAGTVLLTDDFNAVVDDPSLDIIAEMIGGTGVARDLVLRAIRNGKHVVTANKALLAVHGTEIFEAARANGVMVSFEAAVAGGIPIIKALREGLTANRIQYIAGIINGTTNYILSEMRDRGLDFATALKAAQELGYAEADPTFDVEGVDAAHKATIMSAIAFGVPVQFDRAYVEGISKLAAIDIRYAEELGYRIKLLGIARRTDKGIELRVHPTLIPEKRLLANVEGAMNAVVVHGDAVGTTLYYGKGAGAEPTASAVVADLVDVTRLHTADPEHRVPHLAFQPDSLSSTPILPIDEVTSGYYLRLRVADVTGVLADITRILADTGISIDALLQKESEQVDANGKGETDIILITHETVEKNVNAAISSIEALKTVVSQVTKLRMEALN comes from the coding sequence ATGGAACCGATCAAAGTTGGACTGCTGGGCTTCGGCACGGTAGGCAGCGGCACCTTTACGGTACTGCGCCGCAATCAGGAAGAAATCAAACGCCGCGCGGGCCGCGGCATCGAGATTGCGCGCATTGCCGTGCGCAACCCGGCCAGGGCAACCGCCGCGCTCGGCAGCGAGGCGGGCACCGTCTTGTTGACCGACGATTTCAATGCCGTGGTCGACGATCCGTCGCTCGACATCATCGCTGAAATGATCGGCGGCACCGGCGTGGCGCGTGACCTGGTATTGCGTGCGATCAGAAACGGCAAACATGTGGTGACGGCCAACAAGGCGCTCCTCGCCGTGCACGGCACGGAGATTTTCGAGGCGGCGCGCGCCAACGGCGTGATGGTGTCGTTCGAGGCAGCGGTGGCAGGCGGCATTCCGATCATCAAGGCGCTGCGCGAAGGGCTCACCGCCAATCGCATCCAGTACATCGCGGGCATCATCAACGGCACGACGAATTACATCCTGTCGGAAATGCGTGACCGTGGGCTCGACTTCGCGACCGCGCTGAAGGCCGCGCAGGAACTCGGTTATGCGGAAGCCGATCCGACCTTCGACGTGGAAGGCGTGGACGCCGCGCACAAGGCGACCATCATGAGCGCGATCGCGTTCGGCGTGCCGGTGCAGTTCGATCGCGCGTATGTCGAAGGCATCAGCAAACTGGCCGCGATCGACATCCGGTACGCGGAAGAACTGGGCTATCGCATCAAGCTGCTGGGCATCGCGCGTCGCACGGACAAAGGCATCGAATTGCGCGTGCATCCCACGCTGATTCCCGAAAAGCGTCTGCTGGCGAATGTGGAAGGCGCGATGAACGCAGTGGTCGTGCACGGCGACGCGGTGGGCACCACGCTCTACTACGGCAAGGGCGCGGGCGCGGAGCCGACGGCGTCCGCGGTGGTGGCCGATCTGGTGGACGTGACGCGTCTGCACACGGCCGATCCGGAGCATCGCGTGCCGCATCTGGCCTTCCAGCCGGACAGCCTGTCGAGCACACCGATCCTGCCGATCGACGAAGTGACGAGCGGCTACTACCTGCGTCTGCGGGTGGCGGACGTGACCGGCGTGCTGGCCGACATCACGCGCATTCTGGCCGACACCGGCATCTCGATCGACGCACTGTTGCAAAAGGAATCCGAACAGGTCGACGCGAACGGCAAGGGCGAGACCGACATCATCCTGATCACGCACGAAACGGTCGAGAAAAACGTCAACGCGGCGATCAGCTCGATCGAGGCGCTCAAGACCGTTGTCTCGCAAGTCACCAAGCTGCGCATGGAAGCGCTGAACTAG
- a CDS encoding DegT/DnrJ/EryC1/StrS aminotransferase family protein, whose protein sequence is MSQSTLPFLPFTKPEIDEETIQGVVDVLRSGWITTGPQNQKFEAALSEYCGGRPVRTFNSGTATLEIGLRIAGVGAGDEVITTPASWVSTSNVIYEVGATPVFVDIDPATRNIDLDLLERAITPRTKALIPVFLSGLPVDMDRLYAIARAHQLRVIEDAAQAFGASWNGERIGKLGDIVSFSFHANKNLTSIEGGALILNNEDEAILAQKYRLQGITRTGFDGMDCDLLGGKYNLTDVAARVGLGQLQHIERFTAQRRQLARAYFDGFKGGAAVELGMGLPLADFENSNWHMFLVTLPLDRLSIDRAGVMSELKERGIGSGVHYPAIHLFSLYRACGFTEGMFPHAEHYGASTVTLPLFTQMSADDVERVCRAVNEICEQYGK, encoded by the coding sequence ATGAGCCAGTCCACACTACCGTTTTTGCCGTTCACCAAACCTGAAATTGATGAGGAAACGATTCAGGGCGTGGTCGACGTGCTGCGCTCCGGATGGATCACCACCGGTCCGCAGAACCAGAAGTTCGAAGCGGCACTGTCTGAATACTGCGGCGGACGTCCTGTGCGCACGTTCAACTCGGGCACCGCGACGCTCGAAATCGGGCTGCGTATCGCCGGTGTGGGCGCAGGCGACGAAGTCATCACGACGCCCGCATCATGGGTGTCGACGAGCAACGTGATCTATGAAGTCGGCGCGACGCCAGTCTTCGTCGACATTGACCCGGCGACGCGCAACATCGATCTCGATCTGCTCGAAAGAGCGATCACGCCGCGCACGAAGGCGCTGATTCCGGTCTTCCTGTCGGGTCTGCCGGTCGATATGGACCGCCTTTACGCGATTGCGCGCGCGCATCAGCTGCGTGTGATCGAAGACGCCGCGCAGGCGTTCGGCGCGAGCTGGAACGGCGAGCGCATCGGCAAGCTGGGCGATATCGTGTCCTTCAGTTTCCATGCGAACAAGAATCTCACGTCGATCGAAGGCGGCGCGCTTATCCTGAATAATGAGGACGAAGCGATCCTCGCGCAGAAATACCGGCTGCAAGGCATCACACGCACGGGCTTCGACGGGATGGATTGCGATCTGCTCGGCGGCAAGTACAACCTGACCGACGTCGCCGCCCGCGTGGGGCTCGGTCAGCTGCAACATATCGAGCGTTTCACCGCGCAACGCCGGCAGCTGGCACGCGCGTATTTCGACGGCTTCAAGGGCGGCGCGGCAGTCGAACTCGGCATGGGCCTGCCGCTTGCGGACTTCGAGAACAGCAACTGGCACATGTTTCTGGTCACGCTGCCGCTTGACAGACTGTCGATCGATCGCGCGGGCGTGATGAGCGAACTGAAGGAGCGTGGGATCGGCTCGGGCGTCCACTATCCGGCGATCCATCTCTTTTCGCTGTATCGCGCATGCGGCTTTACCGAAGGCATGTTCCCGCACGCGGAGCACTACGGCGCGAGTACCGTCACGCTGCCGCTCTTTACGCAGATGAGCGCCGACGACGTCGAACGTGTGTGCCGTGCGGTCAATGAAATTTGCGAACAATACGGAAAATAA
- a CDS encoding Mth938-like domain-containing protein — MKLHQDSSGALNTVTGYGADYVEINLVRHSGSILLLPDAPVVPWPISSFDQLSPELFAMLAGYAPEVVVFGSGDKLRFPHPRLTAGLTAKRIGVETMDFKAACRTYNILMAEGRKVAAALLIEA; from the coding sequence TTGAAATTACATCAGGATTCCAGCGGCGCCCTGAACACCGTGACCGGTTACGGCGCCGACTATGTCGAAATCAATCTGGTGCGTCATTCGGGCAGCATTCTGCTGTTGCCGGACGCGCCGGTCGTCCCGTGGCCCATCTCGTCGTTCGACCAGCTAAGTCCCGAACTTTTCGCGATGCTGGCCGGCTACGCGCCCGAGGTGGTCGTGTTCGGCAGCGGCGACAAGCTGCGGTTTCCGCATCCGCGCCTGACGGCCGGTCTGACCGCGAAACGCATCGGCGTCGAAACGATGGACTTCAAGGCCGCTTGCCGCACCTACAACATTCTGATGGCCGAGGGCCGCAAAGTCGCCGCCGCGCTGTTGATCGAGGCGTAG
- a CDS encoding glycosyltransferase family 39 protein: MNDTPSRLPLNRTTILLLVLALAVIWFVPLGWRHLLPSDEGRYAEMAREMFQTGDWITPRYNGYKYFEKPPLQTWANALTFAWFGIGEWQARLYTALTGFAGVLLLGFTGARVFNAATGVFAAIVLATSPYWNLMGHFNTLDMGLSFWMELTLCALLLAQRPNLPSANVRAWMWVCWGSMALAVLSKGLVGLILPGAVLVLYTIAARDWAVWKRLHLIGGLIVFFAIATPWFVLVQQRNPEFLNFFFIVQQFKRYLTPEQNRPGAFYYFVPVLLVGFLPWLSLTVQSFRHAWRLPRQPNGFAPVTLMLVWTAFIFLFFSASHSKLLSYTLPIAPPIALVIGLYLPLVTREQLRRHLAGYALFLVVAAFAASFMSRFGDARNPTELYVEYRVWVLAALAVAFVMTLAALWLNRRSRSGSLGTFAAFGAAWLLLGTIAGTGHDVFGRLSSGAPLAPPIKAAIASLPPGTPFYSVGVLDHTLPFYIDHTMIMVEHPDELAFGVSVEPQKWVPTIDAWIQRWKSERYALALIPPATYDRLLKEGLPMQVVARDPRRVVVMKPIQDAAAAASSPTPAARAPVEKP; this comes from the coding sequence ATGAACGATACGCCGTCGAGGCTACCGCTCAACCGCACCACGATCCTGCTGCTGGTGCTGGCCCTTGCCGTGATCTGGTTCGTGCCGCTCGGCTGGCGCCATCTGCTGCCAAGCGACGAAGGCCGCTACGCCGAAATGGCGCGCGAAATGTTCCAGACCGGCGACTGGATTACCCCGCGCTACAACGGCTACAAATACTTCGAGAAACCGCCGCTGCAAACCTGGGCGAATGCGTTGACCTTCGCGTGGTTTGGCATCGGCGAATGGCAGGCGCGCCTGTACACCGCGCTGACGGGCTTTGCCGGCGTGCTGCTGCTCGGCTTTACCGGTGCTCGCGTGTTCAATGCGGCAACCGGCGTATTCGCGGCGATCGTGCTGGCCACGTCGCCGTACTGGAACCTGATGGGCCACTTCAACACGCTCGACATGGGCCTGTCGTTCTGGATGGAGCTCACGCTTTGCGCGCTGCTGCTTGCGCAGCGCCCCAACCTGCCGTCCGCAAACGTGCGTGCATGGATGTGGGTCTGCTGGGGTTCGATGGCGCTGGCGGTGCTCTCCAAGGGTCTCGTGGGTCTGATCCTGCCGGGCGCCGTGCTGGTGCTCTACACGATTGCCGCCCGCGACTGGGCCGTATGGAAGCGCCTGCATCTGATCGGCGGCCTGATCGTGTTCTTCGCGATCGCTACGCCCTGGTTCGTGCTGGTGCAGCAGCGCAACCCGGAGTTCCTGAACTTCTTCTTTATCGTCCAGCAGTTCAAACGCTACCTGACGCCCGAACAGAACCGCCCTGGCGCGTTTTACTACTTCGTGCCGGTGCTGCTGGTGGGCTTCCTGCCGTGGCTTTCGCTCACGGTGCAAAGCTTCCGCCATGCATGGCGTCTGCCGCGTCAGCCCAATGGTTTCGCGCCCGTCACGCTGATGCTGGTGTGGACCGCGTTCATCTTCCTCTTCTTCAGCGCGTCGCATTCGAAGCTGCTGTCCTACACGCTGCCGATCGCACCGCCGATCGCGCTCGTGATCGGCCTCTACCTTCCGCTCGTCACGCGCGAGCAGTTGCGCCGCCACCTGGCCGGCTATGCGCTCTTTCTGGTCGTGGCAGCCTTTGCCGCATCGTTCATGTCGCGCTTCGGCGACGCGCGCAATCCGACCGAGCTCTACGTGGAGTACCGTGTCTGGGTGCTCGCCGCGCTCGCCGTCGCCTTCGTGATGACGCTCGCCGCGCTCTGGCTGAATCGTCGCAGCCGCTCAGGCAGCCTTGGCACGTTCGCGGCTTTCGGGGCCGCGTGGCTGCTGCTCGGCACGATTGCCGGCACGGGCCACGACGTGTTCGGGCGCCTGAGTTCCGGTGCGCCGCTCGCCCCCCCGATCAAGGCCGCAATCGCCAGTCTGCCGCCCGGTACGCCGTTCTATTCGGTCGGCGTGCTGGATCACACGCTGCCGTTTTATATCGACCACACGATGATCATGGTCGAGCATCCTGACGAGCTGGCGTTCGGTGTCTCCGTCGAGCCGCAGAAATGGGTGCCAACCATCGACGCGTGGATCCAGCGCTGGAAGTCGGAGCGCTACGCGCTTGCGCTGATCCCGCCGGCCACCTACGACCGCCTGCTCAAGGAAGGCTTGCCGATGCAGGTCGTCGCACGCGACCCGCGCCGCGTCGTCGTGATGAAGCCGATTCAGGATGCCGCTGCCGCTGCTTCCAGCCCGACCCCGGCCGCCCGTGCGCCGGTGGAAAAACCGTAA
- a CDS encoding formyltransferase produces MKPRAVVFAYHNVGVRCLQVLLARGVDVALVVTHEDNPAENIWFGSVASVAAEHGIPVVTPADPKSAELHAAVSAARPDFIFSFYYRHMLPVDLLALAARGAYNMHGSLLPKYRGRVPTNWAVIHGETETGATLHEMAAKPDAGAIIAQTPVPILPDDTAAQVFDKVAVAAEQTLWRVLPALLAGEAPHLPNDLSQGSYYGGRKPEDGRIDWTQPAQQVYNLIRAVAPPYPGAFTDLNGQRFIVARARMAPAGALRSDLPPGLHVSDNAVFAICGDGRAIAIHELRRQHDGEEHPVSPAEFAQLIQSPRHS; encoded by the coding sequence ATGAAGCCGCGCGCTGTCGTATTCGCGTATCACAATGTCGGCGTGCGCTGCCTGCAGGTGCTGCTCGCACGCGGCGTGGACGTCGCGCTCGTCGTCACGCATGAAGACAATCCCGCCGAGAACATCTGGTTCGGCAGCGTCGCCTCGGTGGCGGCCGAGCATGGCATTCCGGTCGTGACACCCGCCGATCCAAAGAGTGCCGAACTGCACGCGGCTGTCAGCGCGGCGCGCCCGGACTTCATTTTTTCGTTCTATTACCGCCACATGTTGCCGGTCGACCTGCTCGCGCTCGCCGCGCGCGGCGCGTACAACATGCACGGCTCGCTGCTGCCGAAATATCGCGGTCGCGTGCCGACCAACTGGGCCGTGATTCACGGTGAAACCGAAACGGGCGCAACGCTGCATGAAATGGCCGCAAAGCCGGATGCGGGCGCGATCATCGCGCAAACTCCGGTGCCCATCCTGCCCGACGACACCGCCGCGCAAGTCTTCGACAAGGTCGCCGTTGCCGCCGAACAGACGCTATGGCGCGTGCTGCCGGCGTTGCTCGCGGGCGAAGCGCCGCATCTGCCGAACGATCTTTCGCAAGGCAGCTACTACGGCGGGCGCAAGCCGGAAGACGGCCGCATCGACTGGACTCAACCCGCGCAGCAGGTCTACAACCTGATCCGGGCAGTCGCGCCGCCCTATCCCGGCGCGTTTACCGACCTGAATGGTCAGCGCTTCATCGTCGCGCGCGCACGAATGGCGCCTGCCGGCGCGCTTCGCTCGGATTTGCCGCCGGGCCTGCACGTAAGCGATAATGCCGTTTTCGCGATCTGCGGCGACGGCCGTGCCATCGCCATCCACGAATTGCGGCGCCAGCATGACGGTGAGGAACATCCCGTCTCCCCGGCCGAATTCGCCCAGCTCATCCAATCTCCCCGTCATTCATGA
- a CDS encoding SMR family transporter: MNPISLFCILAGVSLNAGAQLLLKAGTNAVGHFEFTRANILPIGFRLATQPPIVAGLTCYLVSLVLWVVGLSRVDVSLAYPMLSLGYVVNALAAWYLFGEVMSVQKVVGIGIVLVGVLVLTRG, translated from the coding sequence ATGAACCCGATTTCCCTCTTTTGCATTCTTGCCGGTGTGTCGTTGAACGCCGGCGCACAGTTGCTGCTCAAAGCGGGAACGAATGCCGTTGGACACTTCGAATTCACCCGTGCGAACATCCTGCCCATCGGCTTTCGCCTTGCCACACAGCCACCGATCGTTGCCGGCCTGACGTGTTATCTGGTCAGCCTGGTGTTATGGGTAGTCGGACTGTCGCGAGTCGACGTATCGCTCGCGTATCCGATGCTGTCGCTCGGCTACGTCGTGAATGCGCTCGCAGCCTGGTATCTGTTTGGCGAGGTGATGTCGGTGCAAAAGGTGGTGGGCATCGGCATTGTGCTCGTGGGCGTGCTGGTACTGACGCGCGGCTAG
- the thrC gene encoding threonine synthase, translating to MNYLSTRGAGAGEHHTFSDILLGGLAKDGGLYLPADYPRVTGDELTRWRTLPYADLAFEILSKFSDDIPADDLRALTRKTYTAATYCNTRDGESAAQITPLKTLGVENGAPLSLLELSNGPTLAFKDMAMQLIGNLFEYALDKHGETLNILGATSGDTGSAAEYAMRGKKGISVFMLSPHRKMSAFQTAQMYSLQDPNIFNIAVEGVFDDAQDIVKAVSNDHAFKAKYKIGTVNSINWARVVAQVVYYFKGYFAATKSNDERVSFTVPSGNFGNVCAGHIARMMGLPIEKLVVATNENDVLDEFFRTGIYRVRKAAETYHTTSPSMDISKASNFERFVFDLLDRDPARVLQLFRDVEEKGGFDLAASGDFARVKEFGFVSGRSSHADRVDAIRDVFERYGTMIDTHTADGLKVAREHLQPGIPMIVLETAQPVKFGETIREALLREPERPAAFSGIESLPQRFDVLPADVQRVKDFIAARADR from the coding sequence ATGAACTACCTCTCTACGCGCGGCGCCGGCGCCGGCGAACACCACACCTTCTCGGACATCCTGCTCGGCGGTCTCGCAAAAGACGGCGGCCTGTACCTGCCCGCCGACTATCCGCGTGTCACGGGCGACGAACTGACACGCTGGCGCACGCTGCCTTATGCCGACCTCGCGTTCGAAATCCTGTCGAAGTTCAGCGACGACATTCCCGCCGACGACCTGCGCGCGCTGACCCGCAAGACCTACACCGCGGCGACCTACTGCAACACGCGAGACGGCGAAAGCGCCGCGCAGATCACGCCGCTCAAGACACTGGGCGTCGAAAACGGTGCGCCGCTGTCGCTGCTGGAGTTGTCGAACGGACCCACGCTCGCGTTCAAGGACATGGCGATGCAGTTGATCGGCAACCTGTTCGAATATGCGCTGGACAAGCATGGCGAGACGCTGAACATTCTCGGTGCAACCTCGGGCGACACCGGCAGCGCTGCCGAATACGCGATGCGCGGCAAGAAGGGCATCAGCGTGTTCATGCTGTCGCCGCACAGGAAGATGAGCGCGTTCCAGACCGCGCAGATGTACAGTCTGCAGGACCCGAACATTTTCAACATTGCGGTGGAAGGCGTGTTCGACGACGCGCAGGACATCGTCAAGGCCGTTTCGAACGATCACGCGTTCAAGGCGAAGTACAAGATCGGCACGGTCAACTCGATCAACTGGGCGCGCGTGGTGGCGCAGGTGGTGTATTACTTCAAGGGCTACTTCGCGGCGACGAAGTCGAACGACGAGCGCGTATCGTTCACGGTGCCGTCGGGCAATTTCGGCAACGTGTGCGCAGGCCACATCGCGCGCATGATGGGTTTGCCGATCGAGAAGCTGGTGGTGGCCACGAACGAGAACGACGTGCTCGACGAATTTTTCCGCACGGGCATTTACCGTGTGCGCAAGGCGGCCGAAACGTATCACACGACCAGCCCGAGCATGGACATTTCGAAGGCCTCGAACTTCGAGCGTTTCGTGTTCGACCTGCTGGATCGCGACCCGGCGCGCGTGTTGCAGCTGTTCCGCGACGTCGAGGAAAAGGGTGGTTTCGACCTCGCGGCGAGTGGTGATTTTGCGCGCGTGAAGGAATTCGGTTTCGTGTCCGGGCGCAGCAGTCACGCGGATCGTGTGGACGCGATCCGCGACGTGTTCGAGCGCTACGGCACGATGATCGACACGCACACGGCCGACGGGCTGAAAGTGGCGCGCGAGCATTTGCAGCCCGGCATCCCGATGATCGTGCTGGAAACGGCTCAGCCGGTGAAATTCGGCGAGACGATTCGCGAGGCGCTGTTACGCGAGCCCGAGCGTCCTGCCGCATTTTCTGGCATCGAATCATTGCCGCAACGCTTCGACGTGTTGCCGGCCGACGTGCAGCGCGTGAAAGACTTTATTGCCGCGAGAGCAGACAGGTAA